DNA sequence from the Patescibacteria group bacterium genome:
TATCCTCTGAGCGAACGTATTGGACAACCTCTCTTAATACTTATGTCAGGTTTGAGTATCGTTTCCTTCATATTATTATTTCTTCCAATTGTAATTTATCCCGTCTGGAAGAAATTTGTTTTTATCATTTCTCCTTTGGTATTATTATGGGTTATTTTTACCCCAGTGCAATGTAGCGGATTATTGGGAGCGTGTTTTGATAAAAAGCTTACGTCACTGGTGTCTACCGTAATATTCATAATTGGTAGCCTAACTGTATTTATAATTAAGTACATCTCTATCATCCGTGAGAAAAGAAGGGACATGGATGTATAAATAGAAGACATAATTTAAAAATACTGCCCTATTAAAAAGGCAGTGGAGCAAATACCCCCGCTTCCCACCCCACCGCAGCCATTGCCGCTAAGGTCAAATAAGCATTCATCGCCACCATCAATAGTATAATAAGCCAATGACAACATTAACAAAGAATAGTCTATATTCAATAATAGTTATTTTACTTGCACTAGACATGCTGTTTTGGTATGGAGCTAAAAGAGATATTGAATTTATTACCGATCTAAAAGTTATAATTTTCTTCATCGCGTTTATAGGATTTGCTTTTTCGTACTACCTCTTATATAAAACGGACATCAAACACAAGGCAGTTTTGAACATTGTCATCACTATCGGCGTGCTCATCAATTTAAGATTCATTTTCCTCTGGTATATGCTTAAAGATTTTGGATTTTAATAGTAGTTATTTTCAAAGATATCTCCGGAATAATTTGTGTAATATGAAATATATATCATTGTATTTTTTGATCATCATCTTTTTTGCTTTGCATGGAGTCTTTAATGTGGTAAACAAAAACAATATCTCTGAAACACGCCCTTTGTCTTGGTTGTTGATATTTTTAAGTTTTCTGGGATTTATCTGGGTAGTATACTACACTAAAAAGAATACCCTTCGGTTTAAATATATACCCTATATACTTTCTACTGTTGGTATCTTGCTCGCATTTGCACAAGTTATTTTCTGGTACCTATTTAAAGACTTTGGGTTTTAAATACAGCGAGGTTGATACTATGGTGATTAAAAGGAAACAGTTATATTTCATATTAATCGTCTTACCTGTTTTAGATGTAATTTATTGGTATGGGGATTTTCAGAATATCGAATTTATTACTGATTTATCAATTTTTTGGTTCCTCACTGCGTTCATAGGTTTTGCTTTTTCGTACTATCTATTATATAAGACGGACATCAAACATAAGGCGATTTTAAACATCGTGATTACCATCGGTTTGGTAATCAATTTCAGTCTCATTTCCCTCTGGTACATGTTTAAAGATTTTGGGTTTTAATGGGTAGTGCATTTATTTAAATAAAAATCATATGGGAGTTTTTCTTTTTATCTGTGGAATGATTGTGTTGATCGTACTGCTCGACTTACGTAGACGGGTAAGGAAGCTGGAGGCGCTGACTCGGCAGTGGGGTGCATCGCCTATTGCCTCACAGCCGCCGACTGCGGTTACAACGCAGGTAAGTCCTATGTCACCGACCACCGGTGCGCCTAGCCCTGCAGTGCGGCCGGCGCTGTCCGCAGAACCGTCTTCTGATTTGCTGCACAAATTTGCGGTTTGGCTCAAAGACGACTGGCTGCTAAAACTGGGCGCGTTCCTTATTCTCATCGGTTTCGGATGGCTCGTGACGTACGCATTCCTCCATGATTGGATAGGGCCGATGGGACGCATCACTCTCGGCATGGTTGCAGGGACCCTGATTCTTATGTTTGGCTGGTGGCGCATCCGTACATTTCTCCACCAAGGCAGTGTGTTTCTGGTGCTGGGATCCACGACGATATTGGTCACCCTCTTTGCCGCGCGCGAGGTCTACGATTTTTTCACACCCTTCACCGTCCTTGCGGTCATGTTTTTAAGCACTGCATTCGTGGCAATGGCTAGCGTGCGGTTCCGCACACCCGCGCTTTCGCTCTTAAGCCTTGCGCTCGCCGGCGTCGCGCCTCTCCTTACCCGCATGCCGAAGCCGGACTATCCCGCGCTTTTCCTCTATCTCCTCGTGGTCGTGCTGGGAGCGCTCTGGATTGTGGTACTCACCCGTCGGCGCGAGCTCACGACAGCGGCACTCGTCCTTATCACTTTTTATAGCATGCCGCACTTTCTCGCGTCAGCGTCCTTGCCTGATCAGGACGTGCTGTTGATTTTTGCATACGCCTTTGCCGCCGTATTTTTCATTGCCAATACGCTCGGCGTTCTCAAGTCGCAGGAGCAGGGCATCGAGGTCGACCTAGTGACTGCCGCGGGCAGCGGCATGCTCCTGCTTGCTTGGATTGTGCATGCCGCGCAGGACGAGTGGAAGAGCCTTATCATTGCCGCGTGGATGATCGTGTATACTGTGGGGGCATTCGCCATATTCAGGATTACCCGGCGGCGACAGCCGATGTATGTCTATGCGTGCGTGGCGATTGTTATGCTTGCCGCCGCGACTGCGGTAGAGCTCGAGGGCGCTGCGCTGATGATTACCTATACGGTAGAGTGCAGTATTATTTCATTGCTCGCCTACCTAATTCTCCGCGATCTTTCCATTGCGGAGCGTTTAAGCTGCCTCCTCATTGGACCTGCTCTTTTCTCCTACAAGAACATTTTTTCGCGCGCGTGGAAGACCGGCGTGATCCATGAGGATTTTTTTGTGCTTCTTGTGCTCGCCATGGCGCTTTCGTTCCTCGGCAGTTTTTTCTGGTTGAAGGGGCGAGAAAGAGGCGCAGGCCATATTTCGGATTATAATCTTATTCTGCTCGTGGCAGGATCCGCCTACGCCTACCTTCTCATGTGGCGTTCCTTCCATGCCGTGCTCGCTGATGGAGATGTGGCCTCGATGATTGCGCTGGTTGGCTATACGATTATCGGCTTGTCCGTTTATATTTACGGGCGCACGCATGAGGTGAAGATACCGCGCATCTACGGCGCCGTGCTATTGGGAATCGTGGTGGGTAGATTGCTCATCGTAGAGGTATGGAGCATGGAGCTAACG
Encoded proteins:
- a CDS encoding DUF2339 domain-containing protein encodes the protein MGVFLFICGMIVLIVLLDLRRRVRKLEALTRQWGASPIASQPPTAVTTQVSPMSPTTGAPSPAVRPALSAEPSSDLLHKFAVWLKDDWLLKLGAFLILIGFGWLVTYAFLHDWIGPMGRITLGMVAGTLILMFGWWRIRTFLHQGSVFLVLGSTTILVTLFAAREVYDFFTPFTVLAVMFLSTAFVAMASVRFRTPALSLLSLALAGVAPLLTRMPKPDYPALFLYLLVVVLGALWIVVLTRRRELTTAALVLITFYSMPHFLASASLPDQDVLLIFAYAFAAVFFIANTLGVLKSQEQGIEVDLVTAAGSGMLLLAWIVHAAQDEWKSLIIAAWMIVYTVGAFAIFRITRRRQPMYVYACVAIVMLAAATAVELEGAALMITYTVECSIISLLAYLILRDLSIAERLSCLLIGPALFSYKNIFSRAWKTGVIHEDFFVLLVLAMALSFLGSFFWLKGRERGAGHISDYNLILLVAGSAYAYLLMWRSFHAVLADGDVASMIALVGYTIIGLSVYIYGRTHEVKIPRIYGAVLLGIVVGRLLIVEVWSMELTGRIITFFLVGALLVSTAFLGRKKASPTT